In Anaerobacillus isosaccharinicus, one genomic interval encodes:
- a CDS encoding undecaprenyl-diphosphate phosphatase, which translates to MNWLEALILGIVQGLSEFLPISSSAHLIIVGKLLGIKVEGNQLEFEVLLHFASLLAVSIYFRKEISDVINGFFSFLFFKKKESKFQYHFGLLLLFSTGVTAVLGKLFEGVLGANIINTATIGASLIVTGLFLILIEHGVKAGKRTAREMTWKDGLIIGLGQALAVLPGISRAGSTLVTALWCGLEKQTAVRYSFLLSIPLILGISIVEIPNMSPLFYNLYFVETTIAFTASFLFAIIGIKWLIAMVNRTKLSYFAIYCIALGAIVWIFLNDVPFA; encoded by the coding sequence ATGAATTGGTTAGAAGCACTTATTTTAGGTATTGTGCAAGGACTCTCAGAATTTTTACCGATATCTAGTTCTGCACATTTAATTATCGTTGGGAAGCTACTTGGGATTAAGGTAGAAGGAAATCAATTAGAGTTTGAAGTTTTACTTCATTTTGCATCGTTGTTAGCTGTATCGATATACTTTAGAAAAGAAATATCCGACGTGATTAATGGTTTCTTTTCCTTTTTGTTTTTTAAGAAGAAAGAAAGTAAGTTTCAATATCACTTTGGCTTATTATTACTTTTCTCGACAGGGGTTACAGCTGTTCTTGGAAAGTTATTTGAAGGGGTATTAGGGGCAAATATCATAAATACTGCGACGATCGGCGCTTCACTGATCGTCACTGGGCTTTTTCTTATCTTAATCGAGCACGGAGTAAAAGCAGGAAAACGGACAGCAAGAGAAATGACTTGGAAAGATGGGTTAATCATTGGCTTGGGTCAAGCTCTAGCGGTTTTACCTGGTATTTCGAGAGCAGGAAGTACGTTAGTAACTGCTCTTTGGTGTGGATTGGAGAAACAAACAGCGGTTCGATATTCGTTTTTACTTTCAATCCCACTTATATTAGGAATTTCTATCGTTGAAATCCCTAATATGTCACCTCTGTTTTATAACTTATACTTTGTCGAAACGACAATTGCTTTTACCGCCAGTTTCTTGTTTGCCATCATCGGGATTAAGTGGCTCATTGCAATGGTAAATAGAACGAAGTTATCGTACTTTGCAATTTATTGCATTGCTTTAGGTGCAATTGTGTGGATTTTCCTTAATGACGTTCCATTCGCCTAA
- a CDS encoding iron-sulfur cluster biosynthesis family protein translates to MQITFSIDAQNYLNGLINKDEIFVLFYDTEDCGCAVNGIPLLNIELESSKGDLVKIDTNAFELYMFKKDMIFFDDDMRIHYENNQLRLSSDFQIYTPNLAVRRMERH, encoded by the coding sequence ATGCAAATAACTTTTTCAATAGATGCCCAAAATTATTTAAATGGTTTAATAAACAAAGATGAAATATTCGTTCTTTTTTATGATACAGAAGACTGTGGGTGTGCTGTAAACGGCATTCCCTTACTTAACATTGAATTAGAAAGCTCCAAGGGAGATCTAGTAAAAATTGATACGAATGCCTTTGAACTCTACATGTTTAAAAAGGATATGATTTTTTTTGATGACGATATGAGAATACACTATGAAAATAATCAATTACGACTTTCTAGTGATTTTCAAATCTATACCCCTAATTTAGCTGTTAGGCGAATGGAACGTCATTAA
- a CDS encoding Na/Pi cotransporter family protein produces MDIQQILFLFFGGLGIFLFGIKFMGDGLQKVAGNRLRDILDKFTSNPVMGVIAGLVVTVALQTSTGTTVLTIGLVNAGFMTLKQAIGVIMGANIGTTVTAFIIGFKIQAYALPIIAIGTFFIFFIKNKKAHNYGQVIFGFGALFYGLSLMGDAMKPLRTLQAFTDLTISMSENPILGVVIGTVFTVIVQSSSASIGLLQTLYDQGTMDIWAALPVLFGDNIGTTITAVLASIGASIAARRAALTHVIFNLIGTFIILLVLVPYTNFIIYISALLDLNRPMQIAFAHGIFNTANVLIQLPFIAILALIVTKIIPGKDSAIEYKAQHLDPMFIQQSPVIALGQAKKEVLRMSEFAEQGLLEASQYAKTNQKKHAELTVQFEDAINNLDHKITDYLILISAKSLSAKDSELHSMLMDTVRDIERVGDHMENIVELIDYKITNKVTISDQAMQDLDVMFELTISTLKQAIKALENNDIIEARSVMLKEEKIDKMERKLRKNHILRVNEGSCTGAAGIVFVDIVSNLERIGDHAVNIAEAVIGEENL; encoded by the coding sequence TTGGATATTCAACAAATACTTTTTCTGTTTTTTGGGGGACTAGGTATATTCCTTTTTGGAATTAAATTTATGGGGGATGGACTTCAAAAAGTTGCTGGGAACAGACTTAGAGATATATTAGATAAGTTTACTTCCAATCCAGTGATGGGTGTAATTGCGGGTTTAGTAGTTACTGTAGCATTACAAACAAGTACAGGTACTACAGTATTAACAATTGGACTTGTTAATGCAGGGTTTATGACATTAAAGCAAGCAATTGGTGTTATTATGGGTGCGAATATTGGGACAACAGTCACTGCATTTATTATCGGTTTTAAAATTCAAGCATACGCACTTCCAATTATTGCAATTGGTACATTTTTTATTTTCTTTATTAAAAATAAAAAAGCTCATAATTATGGACAAGTTATCTTTGGTTTTGGTGCACTTTTTTACGGATTAAGTCTAATGGGTGATGCAATGAAACCACTGCGAACATTGCAAGCTTTTACAGACCTAACAATAAGTATGAGTGAAAATCCAATTTTAGGTGTAGTAATTGGTACAGTATTTACAGTAATCGTTCAAAGTTCATCTGCATCAATTGGATTATTACAAACTTTATATGACCAAGGGACAATGGATATATGGGCAGCACTCCCTGTTCTTTTTGGTGATAATATTGGGACAACTATTACAGCTGTTTTAGCATCAATAGGAGCGTCTATTGCGGCAAGGCGGGCAGCTTTAACACATGTTATCTTTAATTTAATTGGTACATTTATCATCTTGCTAGTACTAGTGCCATACACCAATTTTATCATTTATATTTCAGCTCTACTTGATCTAAATAGACCAATGCAAATCGCTTTTGCACACGGGATTTTCAACACGGCCAATGTTCTTATTCAATTGCCCTTTATCGCGATCCTAGCATTAATTGTAACAAAAATAATTCCAGGGAAAGACTCAGCAATTGAATATAAAGCACAACATTTGGATCCGATGTTTATTCAGCAATCACCAGTTATTGCTTTAGGACAAGCAAAAAAAGAAGTATTACGTATGTCCGAATTTGCTGAGCAAGGATTATTAGAAGCAAGTCAGTATGCTAAAACAAATCAAAAGAAGCATGCTGAATTAACGGTTCAATTTGAAGATGCGATTAATAATCTAGATCATAAAATTACCGATTATTTAATTTTGATCTCTGCAAAATCATTATCAGCAAAAGATTCAGAACTTCACTCAATGCTCATGGACACAGTTCGAGACATTGAACGGGTCGGTGATCACATGGAGAATATTGTGGAGTTAATTGATTATAAAATCACTAACAAAGTAACAATATCAGATCAAGCGATGCAAGACCTTGATGTCATGTTTGAATTGACGATTTCTACTTTAAAACAAGCAATTAAAGCCTTAGAGAACAATGATATTATCGAAGCACGTTCTGTCATGTTAAAAGAAGAAAAAATTGACAAGATGGAAAGAAAGCTTCGTAAAAACCATATCTTACGTGTCAACGAAGGAAGTTGTACAGGAGCAGCTGGAATTGTTTTTGTAGACATTGTAAGTAACCTTGAGCGTATTGGTGACCATGCCGTTAATATTGCTGAAGCGGTTATCGGAGAAGAAAACCTTTAA
- a CDS encoding DUF1189 domain-containing protein, translating into MNIFQQFFKSLYSPLTVAKFRFQGIGKTILYVFVLMMITTSIAAYQLGSTISSVVQQFQVDLQNELPDFEIKNSVLISDLDQPLYVTQNGDLFIFDSSGTLTVSDIENQYDNALALLETEAVFVSDGVAESFRYREFGNVNFTKEQLEELTETVVELLPLIISIVVFILFLVLTTLKYIGIFVLTLFGLIIRKNTATALSYKQVWVLCAYAVTLPTVFFAITDSLNIVIPLSFTLYWVVAVIMLYLIFKEIPKPKAEEIAEDPMDRY; encoded by the coding sequence ATGAATATTTTTCAGCAGTTCTTTAAAAGTTTATATTCTCCACTAACAGTTGCGAAGTTTCGCTTTCAAGGAATAGGAAAAACAATCTTATATGTGTTTGTTCTAATGATGATTACCACTTCCATAGCGGCCTACCAATTGGGTTCAACGATTTCTTCAGTTGTTCAACAATTTCAAGTCGATCTTCAAAATGAATTACCTGATTTTGAAATAAAGAACAGTGTTTTAATTTCAGATCTTGACCAACCCCTATATGTTACCCAAAATGGTGACCTATTCATCTTTGATTCATCAGGGACATTAACTGTTTCAGATATCGAAAATCAATATGATAACGCACTTGCCTTATTAGAAACTGAAGCTGTTTTCGTTTCTGACGGTGTAGCCGAATCTTTTAGATACCGTGAATTTGGTAATGTAAATTTTACAAAAGAGCAATTAGAAGAATTAACAGAAACCGTTGTTGAATTGTTGCCACTTATTATAAGTATTGTTGTATTTATTCTGTTTCTTGTACTAACTACTTTAAAATATATTGGGATTTTCGTTCTAACTTTATTCGGTTTAATTATTAGAAAAAATACAGCAACAGCTCTTTCTTATAAACAAGTATGGGTACTATGCGCCTATGCCGTAACATTGCCTACTGTATTCTTTGCAATTACTGACTCATTAAACATTGTTATTCCACTTTCTTTTACTCTTTATTGGGTAGTTGCTGTGATTATGCTTTACCTTATCTTTAAGGAAATACCAAAACCTAAAGCAGAAGAAATAGCAGAAGACCCGATGGACCGATATTAA
- a CDS encoding NfeD family protein yields MDILNIASVGFFVVFLGTLFLFGELFVKVKGLFAIIGIGIMATYFSFHITAGSGVGLWVALLYICGVALIVIDGKFITDGTVALLGIFLMILGIAIPTPTVVYGFLVAMALLLGAAASLLFMKVFPSRNLWSKMTLKDRLTGDLGYNSLNDSYKDLVGKSAVTATPFRPIGTIEVDGKYFSATSDNQWLDAGAKVEVLSVDGTRIVVRKMENENKNE; encoded by the coding sequence ATGGATATTTTAAATATAGCTAGCGTTGGTTTTTTTGTCGTATTTCTTGGTACCTTATTTTTATTTGGAGAATTATTTGTTAAAGTAAAAGGCCTGTTTGCAATAATAGGAATAGGGATTATGGCGACGTACTTTTCTTTTCATATTACTGCAGGTTCTGGCGTGGGTTTATGGGTTGCCCTTCTCTATATATGTGGTGTAGCCCTAATTGTCATTGATGGTAAGTTTATTACAGATGGAACTGTTGCTCTTTTAGGAATATTTCTAATGATTTTAGGAATAGCGATTCCTACTCCTACGGTTGTTTACGGTTTCTTAGTAGCAATGGCTTTACTATTAGGTGCAGCTGCTTCCTTACTTTTCATGAAAGTTTTTCCATCTAGAAACCTTTGGTCAAAAATGACTCTTAAAGACCGCTTAACAGGAGACTTAGGCTATAATTCTCTAAATGACTCCTACAAAGATTTAGTTGGAAAATCGGCAGTAACGGCAACTCCATTTCGTCCGATTGGAACAATAGAAGTTGACGGGAAATATTTTAGTGCAACAAGCGATAATCAATGGTTAGATGCGGGAGCAAAAGTTGAAGTGCTATCTGTAGATGGAACGAGGATTGTTGTGCGGAAAATGGAAAATGAAAATAAAAACGAGTAG
- a CDS encoding DUF1002 domain-containing protein, whose translation MKKIILFLLIGLFCLVVPNSVLGDAVVGEVIVTLGENLTDDQKKQLLREMNVPEDVEIITVTNQEEHQALGNYISKQKIGTRSISSTRITLLESGAGITVTTNNIDWVSEGMYANALVTAGITDADIYVTAPFKVSGTGALTGIIKAYEITTDIEIPEEQKQVANEEMVKTAELGDRLGFDQATELMTRIKEEIAKNPVTTDEELRDLITRVAQELGITLNADELNGLVSLFNRMKDLNIDWNQVQNQIGKIRDNLGDILAREDTQTFIAKFLEVISELINAIKGWFTKG comes from the coding sequence ATGAAAAAAATTATCTTGTTTCTATTAATAGGTTTGTTTTGCTTAGTTGTGCCAAACTCAGTTTTAGGTGATGCTGTAGTAGGAGAGGTTATTGTTACACTGGGAGAAAATTTAACAGATGATCAGAAAAAACAACTTCTTCGGGAAATGAATGTTCCAGAAGATGTTGAAATTATTACAGTTACAAATCAAGAAGAACATCAAGCTTTAGGAAATTACATTAGTAAACAGAAAATTGGAACCCGCTCTATTTCTTCAACAAGGATTACATTATTAGAAAGTGGAGCTGGAATTACTGTTACAACAAATAATATTGATTGGGTTTCTGAAGGGATGTATGCAAATGCACTAGTTACAGCTGGAATTACCGATGCTGATATTTATGTTACTGCCCCTTTTAAAGTATCAGGTACAGGAGCTTTAACTGGTATTATTAAAGCATATGAAATTACAACAGATATTGAAATTCCAGAAGAGCAAAAGCAAGTTGCTAATGAAGAAATGGTTAAGACAGCAGAACTTGGAGATCGTCTTGGTTTTGACCAAGCGACAGAGTTAATGACACGAATTAAAGAAGAAATTGCGAAAAACCCAGTAACAACTGATGAAGAGTTACGCGATTTAATCACACGAGTTGCACAGGAACTAGGAATTACTTTAAATGCTGATGAGCTAAATGGTCTAGTTTCTTTATTTAATCGAATGAAGGATTTAAATATTGATTGGAACCAAGTACAAAATCAAATCGGAAAAATACGTGATAATTTAGGAGACATTTTAGCTAGAGAAGATACACAAACATTTATTGCTAAGTTCCTTGAGGTCATTAGTGAGCTCATTAATGCGATCAAAGGTTGGTTTACAAAAGGGTAG